Proteins co-encoded in one Saccharomyces cerevisiae S288C chromosome II, complete sequence genomic window:
- the PEP1 gene encoding type I sorting receptor (Type I transmembrane sorting receptor for multiple vacuolar hydrolases; plays role in post-ER quality control in the Golgi, involved in protein targeting from the endoplasmic reticulum to the vacuole for degradation; cycles between late-Golgi and prevacuolar endosome-like compartments; targeted to vacuole via AP-3 pathway) — MILLHFVYSLWALLLIPLTNAEEFTPKVTKTIAQDSFDILSFDDSNTLIRKQDTSVTISFDDGETWEKVEGIEGEITWIYIDPFNRHDRAVATAMNGSYLYITNDQGKSWERITLPDSGESISPRECYIETHPLNKNYFLAKCNYCEKTEVNNDNEENSGDEEGQFEIFNITRCTDKVFASNDGGKSFSEIKSSLERNENSPISISDCGFAKTSKDSDLESSDTSIICLFQNMQLIMDEFSSPYTESKLVLTTDWGKSLKEFDQFKDKVVNGYRILKSHMVVLTQGDRYNDMSSMDVWVSNDLSNFKMAYMPTQLRHSMQGEIYEDAMGRIILPMSRERSDQEEDKGIVSEILISDSQGLKFSPIPWTANEVFGYINFYQPTYLKGTMIASLYPLSRRRNRKGKAKGVKSKGVTKISVDNGLTWTMLKVVDPDNADSFDCDITDFENCSLQNMFYTREGSTPTAGILMTTGIVGDGSVFDWGDQRTFISRDGGLTWKLAFDFPCLYAVGDYGNVIVAIPYNADEDDDPQSEFYYSLDQGKTWTEYQLETTIYPNEVMNTTPDGSGAKFILNGFTLAHMDGTTNFIYAIDFSTAFNDKTCEENDFEDWNLAEGKCVNGVKYKIRRRKQDAQCLVKKVFEDLQLFETACDKCTEADYECAFEFVRDATGKCVPDYNLIVLSDVCDKTKKKTVPVKPLQLVKGDKCKKPMTVKSVDISCEGVPKKGTNDKEIVVTENKFDFKIQFYQYFDTVTDESLLMINSRGEAYISHDGGQTIKRFDSNGETIIEVVFNPYYNSSAYLFGSKGSIFSTHDRGYSFMTAKLPEARQLGMPLDFNAKAQDTFIYYGGKNCESILSPECHAVAYLTNDGGETFTEMLDNAIHCEFAGSLFKYPSNEDMVMCQVKEKSSQTRSLVSSTDFFQDDKNTVFENIIGYLSTGGYIIVAVPHENNELRAYVTIDGTEFAEAKFPYDEDVGKQEAFTILESEKGSIFLHLATNLVPGRDFGNLLKSNSNGTSFVTLEHAVNRNTFGYVDFEKIQGLEGIILTNIVSNSDKVAENKEDKQLKTKITFNEGSDWNFLKPPKRDSEGKKFSCSSKSLDECSLHLHGYTERKDIRDTYSSGSALGMMFGVGNVGPNLLPYKECSTFFTTDGGETWAEVKKTPHQWEYGDHGGILVLVPENSETDSISYSTDFGKTWKDYKFCADKVLVKDITTVPRDSALRFLLFGEAADIGGSSFRTYTIDFRNIFERQCDFDITGKESADYKYSPLGSKSNCLFGHQTEFLRKTDENCFIGNIPLSEFSRNIKNCSCTRQDFECDYNFYKANDGTCKLVKGLSPANAADVCKKEPDLIEYFESSGYRKIPLSTCEGGLKLDAPSSPHACPGKEKEFKEKYSVSAGPFAFIFISILLIIFFAAWFVYDRGIRRNGGFARFGEIRLGDDGLIENNNTDRVVNNIVKSGFYVFSNIGSLLQHTKTNIAHAISKIRGRFGNRTGPSYSSLIHDQFLDEADDLLAGHDEDANDLSSFMDQGSNFEIEEDDVPTLEEEHTSYTDQPTTTDVPDTLPEGNEENIDRPDSTAPSNENQ, encoded by the coding sequence ATGATATTACTTCATTTTGTCTATTCTCTTTGGGCCTTACTTCTCATTCCTTTAACTAATGCCGAAGAATTCACCCCCAAAGTGACAAAGACTATCGCGCAAGATTCATTTGATATATTAAGCTTTGATGATTCCAACACTTTAATTAGAAAACAAGACACCTCCGTTACTATAAGCTTTGACGATGGTGAAACATGGGAAAAAGTTGAAGGCATTGAAGGCGAAATCACTTGGATATACATCGACCCCTTCAATAGACATGACAGAGCCGTTGCAACGGCAATGAATGGGTCGTACCTTTATATAACCAATGATCAAGGTAAGTCATGGGAGCGTATAACGCTACCTGACTCCGGAGAAAGTATTTCACCTCGTGAATGCTATATAGAAACCCATCCCTTGAATAAGAACTATTTTCTTGCAAAGTGCAACTATTGTGAGAAAACAGAAGTAAACAATGACAATGAAGAGAATTCGGGGGACGAAGAGGGacaatttgaaatatttaataTTACACGTTGCACAGACAAGGTTTTTGCAAGTAATGATGGTGGAAAATCCTTTTCTGAGATCAAGTCTTCTCTAGAAAGGAACGAAAATAGTCCTATCAGCATTTCTGATTGTGGCTTTGCCAAGACCAGCAAAGATTCTGACCTTGAAAGTAGTGATACCTCAATAATCtgtctttttcaaaatatgcAGCTTATTATGGATGAGTTTAGTTCTCCTTACACCGAAAGTAAATTGGTCCTAACTACGGACTGGGGCAAATCACTAAAAGAATTTGACCAATTTAAAGATAAGGTCGTCAATGGTTACAGGATATTGAAATCTCACATGGTTGTCTTAACCCAGGGCGACAGATATAATGATATGTCTTCCATGGATGTGTGGGTATCAAATGATCTGTCAAACTTTAAAATGGCTTACATGCCTACTCAGTTAAGGCATTCTATGCAAGGAGAAATATATGAGGACGCTATGGGAAGAATTATCTTGCCCATGAGTAGGGAAAGAAGTGATCAAGAGGAGGATAAGGGCATCGTGTCtgaaattttaatttcCGACTCACAAGGGTTAAAATTTTCCCCCATCCCATGGACCGCAAATGAGGTGTTTGGTTATATTAATTTTTATCAACCTACTTACTTGAAAGGAACGATGATTGCCTCACTTTACCCTCTATCTAGGCGTCGTAACCGTAAAGGAAAAGCCAAAGGAGTAAAGAGTAAGGGGGTAACCAAAATATCTGTTGATAATGGCCTCACATGGACAATGTTAAAAGTTGTTGATCCAGATAACGCAGACTCATTCGACTGTGATATTACTGATTTTGAGAATTGTTCGCTTCAAAATATGTTTTACACACGGGAGGGTTCCACTCCAACCGCCGGAATTCTAATGACAACAGGTATTGTTGGCGATGGTAGTGTCTTCGACTGGGGAGATCAAAGAACCTTTATTTCTAGGGATGGTGGCTTAACATGGAAACTCGCCTTTGATTTTCCTTGTTTATACGCTGTTGGTGATTACGGAAATGTTATTGTGGCTATACCGTATAATGCGGATGAAGACGACGATCCTCAATCCGAATTTTATTACTCTTTAGACCAAGGTAAAACTTGGACCGAATATCAGCTAGAAACTACTATCTACCCAAATGAAGTAATGAATACAACGCCCGACGGATCTGGAGCTAAATTTATTCTAAATGGGTTTACTTTGGCGCATATGGATGGTACAACGAATTTCATCTATGcaattgatttttcaaCAGCCTTTAATGATAAGACATGcgaagaaaatgatttcGAGGATTGGAATTTAGCTGAGGGGAAGTGTGTCAATGGAGTCAAGTACAAGatcagaagaagaaaacaggACGCTCAGTGCTTGGTGaagaaagtttttgaagacTTACAATTATTTGAGACTGCTTGTGACAAGTGTACCGAGGCTGATTACGAATGCGCGTTTGAATTTGTTAGGGACGCGACCGGGAAATGCGTACCAGACTACAACCTAATCGTTCTCTCTGACGTATGTGAtaagacaaagaaaaaaactgtgCCTGTAAAACCATTGCAACTAGTTAAAGGTGATAAATGTAAAAAACCAATGACAGTCAAATCAGTGGATATTTCGTGTGAGGGAGTTCCAAAGAAGGGAACgaatgataaagaaatagTGGTTACAGAAAACAAATTTGATTTCAAGATTCAATTCTATCAATACTTTGACACAGTCACCGACGAATCCCTCCTCATGATCAATTCAAGAGGAGAAGCTTATATATCTCATGATGGTGGacaaacaataaaaaggTTCGACAGTAATGGTGAAACAATTATTGAAGTTGTGTTTAATCCATACTACAATTCTTCAGCTTATCTGTTTGGTTCCAAAGGTAGCATTTTCTCTACCCATGATAGGGGATACTCTTTTATGACTGCTAAATTGCCCGAGGCTAGGCAGTTAGGTATGCCATTAGACTTTAACGCTAAGGCACAGGATACATTTATCTATTATGGTGGTAAGAATTGTGAGTCAATCTTAAGTCCGGAATGTCATGCGGTAGCATACCTGACCAATGATGGGGGCGAAACGTTTACGGAAATGCTTGATAATGCAATTCATTGTGAGTTTGCGGGCtcacttttcaaatatccGTCAAATGAGGATATGGTTATGTGTCAAGTGAAGGAAAAGTCTTCGCAGACAAGAAGCTTAGTTTCTTCTACTGATTTTTTCCAGGATGATAAAAATACCgtctttgaaaatattatcGGCTACTTATCCACTGGTGGCTATATCATCGTTGCTGTTCCTCATGAGAACAACGAATTGAGAGCATACGTAACTATCGATGGTACTGAGTTTGCCGAGGCAAAATTCCCatatgatgaagatgttgGGAAGCAAGAGGCATTCACTATATTAGAGTCTGAGAAAGGATCGATATTCTTACATTTAGCAACAAACTTAGTACCAGGACGCGATTTTGGcaatcttttgaaatccAACTCAAATGGTACTTCTTTTGTCACGTTGGAGCATGCCGTTAATAGAAACACATTCGGCTATGTtgactttgaaaaaattcaaggtCTCGAAGGCATTATTCTCACCAACATCGTTTCAAATAGTGACAAGGTCGCCGagaataaagaagacaaacaattgaagacgaagatCACCTTTAATGAAGGTTCAGATTGGAACTTTTTGAAACCTCCGAAGAGGGATtcagaaggaaaaaagttttcttgcAGCTCCAAATCACTGGATGAGTGTTCATTGCACTTACATGGCTATACTGAACGTAAGGATATTAGAGATACATATTCTTCCGGTTCTGCATTAGGAATGATGTTCGGCGTTGGCAACGTTGGTCCTAACCTTTTACCATATAAAGAATGTTCCACCTTCTTCACCACCGATGGTGGCGAAACGTGGGCTGAAGTTAAGAAGACTCCTCACCAATGGGAATACGGTGACCACGGTGGGATTTTAGTTTTAGTTCCTGAAAACTCAGAAACTGATTCTATTTCCTATTCTACCGATTTTGGTAAAACATGGAAAGATTATAAATTCTGCGCTGATAAGGTTTTAGTAAAGGATATAACCACTGTTCCCAGGGATTCTGCTTTGAGATTTTTGCTGTTTGGAGAGGCAGCAGATATTGGAGGCAGCTCATTTAGAACGTACACAATTGATTTTAGAAACATCTTCGAAAGACAATGTGATTTCGACATCACTGGTAAGGAAAGCGCAGATTATAAATACTCTCCTCTGGGTTCCAAAAGCAATTGCCTATTTGGTCACCAAACCGAGTTTTTACGTAAAACCGATGAAAATTGTTTTATTGGGAATATTCCACTTTCtgaattttcaagaaatatcaaaaactGTTCTTGTACAAGACAAGATTTCGAGTGTGATTACAACTTTTACAAAGCTAACGATGGTACTTGTAAATTAGTCAAAGGACTAAGCCCAGCAAATGCTGCAGACGTTTGTAAAAAAGAGCCAGATTTAAtcgaatattttgaatCGTCAGGCTACAGAAAGATCCCTCTATCAACCTGTGAGGGTGGCCTGAAATTGGATGCTCCCTCATCACCACATGCTTGCccaggaaaagaaaaagaattcaaGGAAAAGTACTCAGTAAGTGCCGGTCCCTTTgcatttattttcatttcaattcttttaataattttctttgccgCATGGTTTGTATATGACAGAGGTATCAGAAGAAATGGGGGATTTGCAAGGTTTGGAGAAATTAGGCTAGGTGACGATGGTTTAatagaaaacaataatactGACAGAGTTGTCAATAACATTGTGAAATCAGGATTTTACGTTTTCTCAAATATCGGGTCTCTTTTACAGCACACAAAAACTAATATAGCGCATGCTATCTCCAAAATTAGAGGAAGGTTTGGAAACAGAACAGGTCCAAGCTACTCATCCCTGATCCATGATCAATTTTTGGATGAAGCAGATGACCTGCTTGCTGGCCACGATGAAGACGCCAATGACTTATCCAGTTTCATGGATCAGGGTagtaattttgaaatcgaagaagatgatgttCCAACACTTGAAGAAGAGCATACATCATATACAGATCAACCTACGACCACCGATGTTCCAGATACATTACCAGAAGGAAATGAGGAAAACATCGACAGGCCTGATTCTACAGCGCCATCTAACGAAAACCAGTAG
- the FUS3 gene encoding mitogen-activated serine/threonine-protein kinase FUS3 (Mitogen-activated serine/threonine protein kinase involved in mating; phosphoactivated by Ste7p; substrates include Ste12p, Far1p, Bni1p, Sst2p; inhibits invasive growth during mating by phosphorylating Tec1p, promoting its; inhibits recruitment of Ste5p, Cdc42p-mediated asymmetry and mating morphogenesis), producing the protein MPKRIVYNISSDFQLKSLLGEGAYGVVCSATHKPTGEIVAIKKIEPFDKPLFALRTLREIKILKHFKHENIITIFNIQRPDSFENFNEVYIIQELMQTDLHRVISTQMLSDDHIQYFIYQTLRAVKVLHGSNVIHRDLKPSNLLINSNCDLKVCDFGLARIIDESAADNSEPTGQQSGMTEYVATRWYRAPEVMLTSAKYSRAMDVWSCGCILAELFLRRPIFPGRDYRHQLLLIFGIIGTPHSDNDLRCIESPRAREYIKSLPMYPAAPLEKMFPRVNPKGIDLLQRMLVFDPAKRITAKEALEHPYLQTYHDPNDEPEGEPIPPSFFEFDHYKEALTTKDLKKLIWNEIFS; encoded by the coding sequence atgcCAAAGAGAATTGTATACAATATATCCAGTGACTTCCAGTTGAAGTCGTTACTGGGAGAGGGTGCATACGGTGTGGTATGTTCTGCAACGCATAAGCCCACGGGAGAAATCGTGGCAATAAAAAAGATCGAACCATTCGATAAGCCTTTGTTCGCATTACGTACGCTGCGTGAAATAAAGATCCTGAAGCACTTCAAGCACGAAAATATCATAACAATCTTCAACATTCAACGCCCTGACTCGTTCGAAAACTTCAATGAGGTCTACATAATTCAAGAGCTAATGCAGACAGATTTACACCGTGTAATCTCCACCCAGATGCTGAGTGACGATCATATacaatattttatataccAAACCTTGAGAGCAGTGAAAGTGCTGCATGGTTCGAACGTCATCCATCGTGATTTAAAGCCCTCCAACCTTCTCATAAACTCCAACTGTGACTTGAAAGTATGTGATTTCGGTTTAGCAAGAATCATTGACGAGTCAGCCGCGGACAATTCAGAGCCCACAGGTCAGCAAAGCGGCATGACCGAGTATGTGGCCACACGTTGGTACAGGGCGCCAGAGGTGATGTTAACCTCTGCCAAATACTCAAGGGCCATGGACGTGTGGTCCTGCGGATGTATTCTCGCTGAACTTTTCTTAAGACGGCCAATCTTCCCTGGCAGAGATTATCGCCATCAACTACTACTGATATTCGGTATCATCGGTACACCTCACTCAGATAATGATTTGCGGTGTATAGAGTCACCCAGGGCTAGAGAGTACATAAAGTCGCTTCCCATGTACCCTGCCGCGCCACTGGAGAAGATGTTCCCTCGAGTCAACCCGAAAGGCATAGATCTTTTACAGCGTATGCTTGTTTTTGACCCTGCGAAGAGGATTACTGCTAAGGAGGCACTGGAGCATCCGTATTTGCAAACATACCACGATCCAAACGACGAACCTGAAGGCGAACCCATCCCACCCAGCTTCTTCGAGTTTGATCACTACAAGGAGGCACTAACGACGAAAGACCTCAAGAAACTCATTTGGAACGAAATATTTAGTTAG
- the ACH1 gene encoding acetyl-CoA hydrolase (Protein with CoA transferase activity; particularly for CoASH transfer from succinyl-CoA to acetate; has minor acetyl-CoA-hydrolase activity; phosphorylated; required for acetate utilization and for diploid pseudohyphal growth), whose translation MTISNLLKQRVRYAPYLKKVKEAHELIPLFKNGQYLGWSGFTGVGTPKAVPEALIDHVEKNNLQGKLRFNLFVGASAGPEENRWAEHDMIIKRAPHQVGKPIAKAINQGRIEFFDKHLSMFPQDLTYGFYTRERKDNKILDYTIIEATAIKEDGSIVPGPSVGGSPEFITVSDKVIIEVNTATPSFEGIHDIDMPVNPPFRKPYPYLKVDDKCGVDSIPVDPEKVVAIVESTMRDQVPPNTPSDDMSRAIAGHLVEFFRNEVKHGRLPENLLPLQSGIGNIANAVIEGLAGAQFKHLTVWTEVLQDSFLDLFENGSLDYATATSVRLTEKGFDRAFANWENFKHRLCLRSQVVSNNPEMIRRLGVIAMNTPVEVDIYAHANSTNVNGSRMLNGLGGSADFLRNAKLSIMHAPSARPTKVDPTGISTIVPMASHVDQTEHDLDILVTDQGLADLRGLSPKERAREIINKCAHPDYQALLTDYLDRAEHYAKKHNCLHEPHMLKNAFKFHTNLAEKGTMKVDSWEPVD comes from the coding sequence ATGACAATTTCTAATTTGTTAAAGCAGAGAGTTAGGTATGCTCCCTATCTGAAAAAAGTTAAGGAAGCTCACGAGCTTATTCCATTGTTCAAGAATGGTCAGTACCTTGGGTGGTCCGGTTTTACAGGAGTGGGTACTCCCAAGGCAGTGCCGGAGGCACTGATAGATCACGTGGAGAAGAACAATTTACAAGGGAAGTTGAGATTCAACCTTTTTGTTGGAGCTTCTGCTGGTCCAGAGGAAAACCGTTGGGCTGAACACGACATGATCATTAAGAGAGCCCCTCATCAAGTAGGGAAACCCATTGCAAAGGCAATTAACCAGGGTAGAATTGAGTTCTTTGATAAACATCTGTCCATGTTCCCTCAGGATCTGACATACGGGTTCTACACCagggaaagaaaagacaacaaaatcCTTGATTATACTATAATCGAGGCAACGGCCATTAAAGAGGACGGGTCTATCGTCCCAGGTCCCTCTGTCGGTGGTTCTCCAGAATTCATTACAGTCAGTGATAAAGTGATTATTGAGGTTAACACGGCTACGCCTTCGTTCGAGGGTATTCACGATATAGACATGCCCGTGAACCCACCTTTCAGGAAACCATACCCATATCTGAAAGTGGACGACAAGTGTGGTGTTGACTCCATCCCGGTTGATCCTGAAAAGGTTGTTGCGATTGTGGAGTCCACCATGAGGGACCAGGTCCCACCAAATACGCCCTCTGACGACATGTCCAGGGCTATTGCAGGTCATTTGGTCGAGTTTTTCAGAAACGAGGTAAAACATGGTAGGCTACCTGAAAACCTGCTGCCTTTACAAAGTGGTATAGGTAACATTGCTAACGCTGTCATTGAAGGGCTTGCTGGCGCCCAATTCAAGCACTTGACTGTATGGACGGAAGTGCTGCAGGACTCGTTCTTGGATCTTTTCGAGAACGGATCTTTGGACTACGCCACTGCTACTTCCGTGAGATTGACTGAAAAGGGTTTCGACAGAGCCTTTGCAAACTGggaaaatttcaaacaCAGATTGTGTTTGAGATCTCAAGTTGTCTCGAACAATCCGGAAATGATCCGTAGATTGGGTGTCATCGCCATGAATACCCCAGTAGAAGTTGACATTTACGCGCACGCCAATTCTACAAATGTGAATGGTTCCCGTATGTTGAACGGGTTGGGTGGATCTGCTGATTTCTTGAGAAATGCAAAGTTGTCCATCATGCATGCCCCCTCTGCAAGACCAACTAAAGTAGACCCTACCGGTATCTCTACCATTGTTCCTATGGCCTCTCATGTAGATCAAACTGAGCATGACCTGGACATCTTGGTCACTGACCAAGGTTTGGCGGATCTAAGAGGTCTATCGCCTAAGGAAAGAGCCCGTGAAATCATCAACAAGTGTGCTCATCCCGATTATCAAGCTTTGTTGACCGATTACTTGGACAGAGCAGAGCATTACGCTAAAAAGCACAATTGCTTGCATGAACCACACATGCTAAAGAATGCTTTCAAGTTCCACACCAACTTAGCTGAAAAGGGTACAATGAAGGTCGACAGCTGGGAACCAGTTGACTAG
- the RRN6 gene encoding Rrn6p (Component of the core factor (CF) rDNA transcription factor complex; CF is required for transcription of 35S rRNA genes by RNA polymerase I and is composed of Rrn6p, Rrn7p, and Rrn11p), which translates to MSEGQIPSSDVLGSQLGVGVQGASLYCPQENYTTKKQEKPQWLRPVDDTLAEDALDLHIVVKSLLCDTAIRYISDDKVLQESDADDDLITSDIDEDTDNQGDTSIVVNPVIPVVPKDVHFFKKVDVGNDSMFGVNCDTPVSFQDYIPSDLLRNLDDTLQESTNSSRPMQDAFFWDPTVANRLDSQYIQTASDLRNYRDGTEIIAYASGKTGSVLNIAVLTRQNTLHLNRHNNVTSIELHSPIKSIKIPGASESIGRRSNLVGIITENSFQIFRIESVHSRSCDVMVSSSEPLYFVEIDDLQVVDFAFNPWDLQQFAIIDIKGNWSIGRIPKNFNNNNKRKLQLIDNLHGTIFDPEELSSWKRIEWFSHFQKILVFDRSKMIEIDFMNNWQTEVVQAKAWSNIRDYKRIDDKNGILLTSREIIIVGASESNDPVRRISWKHDLDPDDTTLRITVQKVKKPDHILLVAFVYSMRHKRIYMHVFSHRKANLFQSLGCSTVLEIPGGTPTGIETILTLDHIDDESRREEDADENFELVVDFLVKLRNSSEVYYYALSNTQNSEPNKQETPIIVDHPEWASLFNNADEREKESIGALVSQIKLKERERISRVQNLIEHENSHDEDKYLQDLGYRLSIATNELLESWQKTKDESILSGSLSHSKLKNLLENSDSFASIPEFSSLLDQFFQYYQDQDVTFIGFEKLLHLFLHEDVPGLDIFYNKLLQCWVLVSPQAELLTKEIVKDIIWSLARLEKPSLFEPIQNEISRSLSGPYQDIISSWDMDDINEEDESNEFNFDSQFSAPFNGRPPFNLNSQSQIPTIKSSQSSGLARRKRILKTQSQKATPLSQSTQNLSVLPDSMTPAFTLMQPPSSQISFVNDSQPRNSQKAKKKKKRIRGFG; encoded by the coding sequence ATGAGTGAGGGACAAATTCCAAGCTCAGATGTGTTAGGCTCGCAATTGGGTGTTGGTGTACAAGGCGCCAGTCTTTACTGTCCGCAAGAAAATTACACTACGAAGAAGCAAGAAAAGCCACAATGGCTAAGACCAGTAGATGATACATTGGCCGAGGATGCACTAGACCTTCATATAGTGGTCAAAAGTCTGCTTTGTGATACTGCCATAAGATATATTTCCGACGACAAGGTTTTGCAAGAATCAGATGCCGACGATGATCTCATAACTAGcgatattgatgaagatacGGACAATCAGGGGGATACATCTATAGTGGTCAATCCAGTGATACCCGTGGTACCGAAAGATgtccatttttttaagaAAGTTGACGTTGGTAATGATTCTATGTTTGGTGTGAACTGCGATACGCCAGTTTCATTTCAAGATTACATTCCTTCAGATTTGCTGCGCAACTTAGATGATACATTACAAGAAAGTACTAACTCTTCGAGGCCGATGCAAGACGCCTTCTTTTGGGATCCTACTGTGGCTAATCGACTGGACTCTCAATATATTCAGACAGCATCAGATTTAAGAAATTATAGAGACGGAACCGAAATCATAGCATATGCCTCGGGTAAAACAGGCTCAGTCCTAAATATAGCAGTTCTGACACGACAAAATACATTGCATTTAAACCGACATAACAATGTAACGAGTATCGAATTGCATTCACCTATCAAGAGTATTAAGATACCGGGGGCCTCTGAGTCCATCGGGCGGAGATCAAACCTGGTGGGCATAATCACcgaaaattctttccaaatcttTAGAATTGAAAGTGTCCACTCAAGATCATGTGATGTCATGGTTAGTAGTTCAGAACCACTgtattttgttgaaataGACGACCTTCAGGTGGTAGATTTTGCATTCAATCCTTGGGACTTACAACAATTCGCAATCATTGATATAAAAGGTAACTGGAGTATCGGGAGGATACCAAAgaatttcaataataataacaaaagGAAACTACAGTTAATAGATAACCTCCACGGTACGATTTTTGATCCAGAAGAATTATCGTCATggaaaagaatagaatGGTTTTCACACTTCCAAAAAATACTGGTCTTTGATAGGTCCAAAATGATTGAGATCGACTTTATGAACAATTGGCAAACGGAAGTAGTACAAGCGAAAGCATGGTCAAACATACGTGATTATAAGCGGATAGATGAtaaaaatggtattttaCTCACTTCAAGGGAAATAATCATCGTAGGGGCATCAGAATCAAATGATCCAGTGAGAAGAATATCTTGGAAACACGATCTGGATCCAGATGATACTACGCTCAGAATCACTGTACAAAAGGTTAAAAAGCCTGACCATATTCTTCTGGTGGCCTTTGTATATTCGATGCGGCATAAACGCATCTATATGCATGTATTTTCCCATAGGAAAGCAAACTTGTTTCAATCCTTAGGATGCTCAACAGTTCTTGAAATTCCGGGTGGGACCCCCACCGGTATAGAGACAATCTTAACACTGGATCATATAGACGATGAATCTCGGAGAGAGGAGGATGcagatgaaaattttgagtTAGTTGTAGATTTTTTAGTCAAACTAAGGAACTCATCCGAGGTTTATTACTATGCTTTATCAAACACTCAAAACTCCGAACCGAACAAACAAGAAACCCCCATCATTGTCGACCATCCCGAATGGGCGTCACTTTTCAATAACGCTGATGAACGTGAAAAGGAGAGTATCGGTGCACTGGTTTCTCAAATTAAGTTGAAGGAAAGAGAGCGCATATCTCGAGTCCAAAATTTAATTGAGCATGAAAACAGTCACGACGAAGATAAATATCTCCAAGATTTGGGATATCGCTTATCTATAGCTACAAACGAATTGCTTGAATCTTGGCAGAAGACGAAAGATGAAAGCATCCTTAGTGGGTCTTTGAGCcattcaaaattgaaaaacctTTTGGAGAATTCAGATTCCTTCGCGAGTATAcctgaattttcttcattactAGATCAGTTTTTCCAGTACTATCAGGATCAGGATGTGACATTTATTGGTTTTGAGAAATTGCTACATTTGTTTTTACATGAAGACGTTCCGGGCTTGGATATCTTTTACAACAAATTATTGCAATGTTGGGTTTTGGTATCCCCGCAAGCGGAACTGCTGACAAAGGAGATAGTCAAAGACATTATCTGGAGTTTAGCGAGACTTGAAAAACCATCACTTTTTGAACCGATTCAAAACGAAATTTCACGATCACTAAGTGGTCCTTACCAGGATATTATCTCCTCTTGGGATATGGATGATatcaatgaagaagatgaatctaatgaatttaattttgataGTCAATTTTCAGCACCCTTTAATGGCAGGCCTCCATTTAATTTAAATTCGCAATCTCAAATTCCAACGATCAAATCATCACAAAGTAGCGGACTGGCAAggaggaaaagaatattaaaGACACAATCACAAAAAGCTACTCCGTTATCACAATCCACTCAAAACTTAAGTGTCCTGCCAGATTCAATGACACCAGCATTTACTCTAATGCAGCCCCCTTCCTCGCAGATATCATTTGTGAACGATTCACAACCGCGTAATTCTCAAAAagccaaaaagaagaagaaaaggatcCGGGGGTTTGGATAA